In Rhodopirellula sp. P2, the DNA window ACTGGAGAACCTGGGACCGGTCGACGCAATCAACGCGAGTGTGTGGACCAGCGTCTGGGCTCAGGTCAGCCTGCAGGAAATGCCGCCTCCGGACATGTCCCAGCCCGAGGTGATTGAGCGGTTGAAATTCTCGGACTGGATCGTCGGTGAACTTTCAGATGCCATGCAGGACAAAGGCGGTTTCCACGCTCACCGCGATCCCAACAAAGGCAACTTCCTCGATCACGATCTGCTGTTCGGTTCATTGCCAGAGGGCATCCAGCTCGTTCCCACTTCCTCGCCCGCACGCATTTGGCGGCTCACGCCTGACGAACATATCACGCGACTGAATGATCTGTTCAACGCAGAGCCGGAATACGATCCCGCCAAACCGGGACTGCGTGCCCACGGCGACGCTGTGCCCACCAACCACGGTGGCGAACTCAAACTCTATTTCGGTGTGGACCGCATCATTAAATGGCAGGGCGGGACCGTCGCCTACGCGACCGCGGTCAAAAGCGTCCCTGCGGTGCTGTCATCGCCCCGCGATCATGGGCTGGAAAACTACCCCGACTTCTCACCTGTCAACAGCGCGGAAGCAACCCAGATCATGGGGATTGCCGGTGACATCCTCCGCTACATGGTCGATGGCCCGCTCAGCATCGCTGAGCCCTACCAGATCACCGATGATCCGGAATCGATCGCCGACAAGATGCAGGGCGATCTGCGGGGCTTGCCGACCAGTTTGGTCTACAGCACCAAAGTCACGCGGCCCATCACTCCGGTCTATGACTTGATGAAGGAAGACGCCCCCACGGAAGAACACGTGCACTCCGCAGTGGATTTCCTATTCGAAGCGTTGACCTTTCGACCGCCGACAAAAACCGAATCCAATCGCTACATGGAGATTGTCGAGCAATCCATTGAAAAGCTGGGTAGGAAGGACGGTGCCGTCCTCGGCCTCTCAGCGATCTTCCTCGATCGTGACTCGCTCTTCCGGCCGGAGTTGGTTGAGAAAGGCGAAGCTGACGAACACGGCCGGGTCATGCTGCAGGATTGGGAACTTGGACTGGCGGTCAATCATGCTCTGCGCTACATCCAACCGGACGCTGAACTGCGGCAATCGATTGTCGACGGACGCATGCGAACTCGGGATGATGTGAAGCGTGAAGTCGAACGCATGCTGGCTGATGACAGCATCCGAAAACCAAGACTCCTTCGTTTCTTCCGTGAATACTTCGATTACGACCTTGGCGGTTACATCTGCAAAGACACGCGCGCACTTGGCGAAACAGGTGTCAACAACAAGGGCGTCGCTCATTACAACGCGATGTTCGATGCGACCGCCAGCACGGATCGATTGATCGAACTGATCCTGCAAGAAGACACTGATGTTTTGAA includes these proteins:
- a CDS encoding DUF1588 domain-containing protein produces the protein MMKSRRSDCPRLLALVIVLFGIGPLARAETYTPGQPIDQDFAGFAEPFLTDHCIDCHGESDPEGDLSLENLGPVDAINASVWTSVWAQVSLQEMPPPDMSQPEVIERLKFSDWIVGELSDAMQDKGGFHAHRDPNKGNFLDHDLLFGSLPEGIQLVPTSSPARIWRLTPDEHITRLNDLFNAEPEYDPAKPGLRAHGDAVPTNHGGELKLYFGVDRIIKWQGGTVAYATAVKSVPAVLSSPRDHGLENYPDFSPVNSAEATQIMGIAGDILRYMVDGPLSIAEPYQITDDPESIADKMQGDLRGLPTSLVYSTKVTRPITPVYDLMKEDAPTEEHVHSAVDFLFEALTFRPPTKTESNRYMEIVEQSIEKLGRKDGAVLGLSAIFLDRDSLFRPELVEKGEADEHGRVMLQDWELGLAVNHALRYIQPDAELRQSIVDGRMRTRDDVKREVERMLADDSIRKPRLLRFFREYFDYDLGGYICKDTRALGETGVNNKGVAHYNAMFDATASTDRLIELILQEDTDVLKRLLTTDQVVAGKADNTYFGKQRSREEMAASVAAEKAAAKKEALALTAWKKANPGKEPPDAANAKKKPKINHAVTEANLTGPEIYARVSRRSFGRGSMKPERVLATAREGERLGILTHPSWLVSHSDAMDNHVIRRGRWIQERLIGGAIPDVPITVDAMLPDEPRTPLRERMRVTREDYCWTCHRKMDPLGFPFEMYNHAGLYREFEHRQPVDTTGEIIDSGDPELDGKVANAFELIQKLGESERVEQVFVRHAFRFWMGRNETLNDAPVLQAAHRAYRDNNGSMKALLVSLLTSDAFLYRTRSESALATTN